In the genome of Oncorhynchus clarkii lewisi isolate Uvic-CL-2024 chromosome 4, UVic_Ocla_1.0, whole genome shotgun sequence, one region contains:
- the LOC139407014 gene encoding filamin-A-interacting protein 1-like isoform X4 codes for MRSRCSTAMEGPDDGQINHVTQPTKAFPKEEGENIPELVKRKMKVQREEKEGKSVVSGSAKRPQTTTESSRGQKKAAGLTDLSKEDLLRLLGVMEGEVQAREDIIHMLKSERPRPKALEAHYGSAAPIKPLQALQRDSLLTNTTMLGDNVYEMPMQELDRLEDKHRETYRRMLEQLLLAEKCHRRTVNELDSEKRKHTDFMNKSDDFTNLLEQERERLKRLLEQEKAYQARKDKDHSRRLEKVREELVKLKSFALMLVDERQLHIEQIDQQSQKVQDLSSKLQEREQRLAAVRGTAKEDGQKVLRLEAELECKAAKFTQEHEEMTAKLANQESQSRQLRLKLSGLAHRIEELEENNKALQKSEEDLLELRDKISKGECGNSSLMVELETLRKRVLEMEGKDEEITKTESQARELRKRLQDEETTGRELRLEVEKLQKRMVDLEKLERAFNTSKSECATLHINLEREKGLAKDLVGELDMVKNRVKELENSELRFEKAEMGLKDDLMKLKSFTVILVDERRNMTERIKQEEQKSDDLNKMFKTEQSKVMEVTEKLIEESKKLLRLKSEMEVKVTSLTKEKDELKSKLTSEEEKCRDLSSKVGVMKKRMDGLEEAEKVLLKIRANKDSKRPPDEENKFKELTQEIERLKNRLKQLEVVEGDLMKTEDEYDLLEKKFRMEQDKANALSQLLEEIKSRTARNKAIEKGEAVSQEAELRMLCKMEEAKTRDLQADVQALKEKIHELMNKEDQLSQLQVDYSLLQQRFLEEEDKKKSLSQEVINLTKELEVTKRYSRALRPSMNGRRIVDVPVTSTAVQTDVVVSEPAEEDTPAVFIRKSVLEENHIMSNLRQRGLKKPVTVLERYPPATTELGMRKSWIPWMKKKDAVTITQTTPEKTPNPQDNGDSSPRPPELSMSQKPGQPLHIRVTPDHENSTATLEITGPRAEDFFSSATIIPTLGLQRPRITIVPKPTTVFSKSKPGEGVMGGPERCKSPVTITTISRAKSPDRSKGSSYSDSNRPLSPVSIITVSTTPVTEAFASASPEPHDMSTMGRAVFKVTPEKQALPMPVRKYNSNASIITTTEDNKIHIHLGPQFKRPSDVSSSSPTVTVRPLSVSTESKEAPPGTVLRSLRHPNNITTAPGKTTPNKLTSSITITPITLAPTRPTQSVPGADVQSTRAAATRIPMSKGNIVHHVIVEPR; via the exons GGTGTCTGGATCAGCGAAAAGGCCCCAGACAAccacagagagcagcagaggacAAAAGAAGGCAGCAGGGCTGACAGATCTCTCTAAGGAGGACCTTCTCCGTCTGCTGGGAGTCATGGAAGGAGAGGTGCAG GCCAGAGAGGATATCATCCACATGCTGAAGTCAGAGCGTCCGCGACCCAAAGCCCTGGAGGCCCATTACGGCTCAGCTGCCCCCATCAAACCCCTCCAGGCCCTGCAGAGAGACAGCCTTCTGACCAACACTACAATGCTTGGGGACAACGTCTATGAGATGCCCATGCAAGAG TTGGACCGGCTGGAGGACAAGCATCGCGAGACGTACAGGCGTATGCTGGAGCAGCTGCTGCTGGCCGAGAAGTGTCACCGCCGCACGGTTAATGAGCTGGATAGCGAGAAACGCAAACACACAGACTTCATGAACAAGAGTGATGACTTCACCAACCTGCtggagcaggagagggagag ATTAAAGAGGCTGCTGGAGCAGGAGAAGGCGTACCAGGCTCGTAAAGACAAAGATCACAGCAGGAGGCTAGAGAAGGTCCGTGAGGAGCTGGTCAAACTCAAGTCCTTTGCCCTGATGCTGGTGGATGAGCGGCAGCTCCACATTGAGCAGATCGACCAGCAGAGCCAGAAGGTCCAGGACCTCAGCAGCAAGCTCCAGGAGCGAGAACAGCGTCTGGCCGCTGTACGCGGCACTGCCAAGGAAGACGGCCAGAAGGTCCTCAGGCTAGAGGCGGAGCTGGAGTGCAAAGCTGCCAAGTTCACCCAGGAGCATGAGGAGATGACTGCCAAGCTGGCCAACCAGGAGTCCCAGAGCCGTCAGCTCCGCCTGAAGCTGTCAGGCCTGGCCCACAGGATcgaggagctggaggagaacaacaaggcactacagaagtcAGAGGAGGACCTCCTCGAGCTAAGGGACAAGATCAGCAAGGGGGAGTGTGGGAACTCCAGCCTCATGGTGGAACTGGAGACCCTGCGCAAGAGAGTCCTGGAGATGGAGGGCAAGGATGAGGAGATCACCAAGACGGAGAGCCAAGCCAGAGAGTTAAGGAAAAGGCTGCAGGACGAGGAGACCACCGGCCGGGAGCTGAGGCTGGAGGTGGAGAAACTGCAGAAGAGAATGGTGGATCTGGAGAAACTGGAGAGGGCTTTCAACACGAGCAAATCAGAGTGTGCAACACTTCATATTAatctagaaagagagaaaggactGGCAAAGGACCTGGTTGGTGAGCTGGACATGGTGAAAAACCGTGTGAAAGAACTGGAGAACTCGGAGTTGAGATTTGAGAAGGCAGAGATGGGCCTAAAGGATGACCTGATGAAGCTGAAGTCATTTACAGTGATACTAGTGGATGAGAGAAGGAACATGACTGAGAGAATAAAACAGGAGGAGCAAAAGAGCGATGatttaaataaaatgttcaaAACTGAGCAGAGTAAAGTTATGGAGGTCACAGAAAAGTTGATTGAGGAGAGCAAAAAGCTCCTCAGACTGAAATCAGAAATGGAGGTAAAAGTGACATCTCTTACTAAAGAGAAAGATGAACTGAAAAGTAAACTAACAAGTGAAGAGGAAAAGTGCAGGGATCTTAGCTCCAAGGTCGGTGTAATGAAAAAACGAATGGATGGGCTAGAGGAGGCAGAAAAGGTATTGTTAAAAATCAGAGCCAATAAGGACAGCAAGAGACCCCCAGACGAGGAAAACAAATTCAAGGAGCTAACGCAGGAAATTGAAAGGCTAAAAAACCGCCTCAAACAGCTTGAGGTGGTGGAAGGTGACCTGATGAAGACGGAGGACGAGTACGACTTACTGGAGAAGAAGTTTCGAATGGAGCAGGACAAGGCCAATGCCCTCTCTCAGCTGCTGGAGGAAATTAAGAGTCGGACTGCCAGGAACAAAGCCATAGAGAAGGGAGAGGCGGTGAGCCAGGAGGCTGAGCTGAGGATGCTCTGCAAGATGGAGGAGGCAAAGACCAGAGACCTGCAGGCAGATGTCCAGGCCCTCAAAGAGAAGATCCACGAGCTGATGAACAAGGAGGACCAGCTCTCCCAGCTACAAGTGGACTACTCCCTACTCCAGCAGAGAttcctggaggaggaggacaagaagAAGAGCTTGAGCCAGGAAGTGATCAACCTCACCAAAGAGCTGGAGGTCACCAAGCGCTACAGCCGCGCCTTGCGTCCCAGTATGAATGGAAGGAGGATAGTTGACGTCCCTGTCACCTCCACCGCAGTCCAGACAGACGTGGTGGTCAGTGAACCTGCCGAGGAGGACACACCTGCAGTGTTCATCAGGAAATCTGTCCTGGAGGAGAACCATATCATGAGCAACCTGAGGCAGAGGGGTCTGAAAAAGCCTGTAACTGTGCTGGAGCGCTACCCCCCAGCAACCACTGAGCTGGGCATGAGAAAATCATGGATCCCCTGGATGAAGAAGAAGGATGCAGTGACGATCACTCAGACCACCCCAGAGAAGACCCCAAACCCTCAGGACAACGGGGACTCCTCCCCTCGTCCACCAGAGCTGTCCATGTCACAAAAGCCAGGCCAGCCGTTGCATATTCGAGTAACCCCTGATCACGAGAACAGCACTGCCACTTTGGAGATCACCGGCCCTCGTGCTGAGGACTTCTTCTCCAGCGCCACCATCATCCCCACATTGGGCCTGCAGAGGCCTCGCATCACCATTGTTCCCAAGCCCACTACCGTGTTCTCAAAGAGCAAGCCGGGTGAGGGCGTAATGGGGGGGCCTGAGCGGTGCAAGTCTCcagtcaccatcaccaccatctccaGGGCCAAGTCCCCAGATAGGAGTAAGGGCTCCTCCTACTCAGACTCGAACAGACCCCTCTCCCCCGTCTCCATCATTACAGTGAGCACCACTCCTGTGACGGAGGCCTTTGCCTCCGCATCCCCAGAGCCCCATGACATGAGCACCATGGGCCGGGCTGTGTTCAAAGTGACCCCAGAGAAGCAGGCATTGCCTATGCCCGTCAGAAAATACAACTCCAACGCCAGCATAATCACCACCACGGAGGACAACAAGATCCACATCCACCTGGGACCTCAGTTCAAGAGGCCATCAGACGTCAGCAGTAGCAGCCCCACAGTGACGGTCAGGCCCCTTAGTGTGAGCACAGAGAGCAAGGAGGCACCCCCAGGTACGGTGCTGCGCTCCCTGCGTCACCCCAACAACATCACCACCGCTCCTGGGAAGACCACCCCCAACAAATTGACCAGCAGCATCACCATCACCCCCATCACCTTGGCACCGACCAGGCCAACTCAGTCTGTG CCCGGGGCGGATGTGCAGTCAACTCGTGCCGCAGCCACACGAATCCCTATGTCAAAAG